A genomic window from Passer domesticus isolate bPasDom1 chromosome Z, bPasDom1.hap1, whole genome shotgun sequence includes:
- the SELENOP gene encoding selenoprotein P, translated as MWAGLGLVLALCLLPGGGAETQNCQEPPEWRIGEEDPMWSSRGSVTVVALLQASULLCLRQASSLEDLRVKLENEGLVNISYVIVNHQGAQSRREFHLLKERVSDYITVYQQDEQQEDVWTTLNGNKDDFLIYDRCGRLVYHLGMPYSFLHFQYVEESIKIAYCENKCGNCSYMEPDTDGVCENITKKAVEELSEIESKPTDQHSHPHPHRHGHHRRHHHHHHHQKGSRDPKHEAHQAAAETERHPPPSGWRHRLFGRHRHDDQIGSQEHVDTAPPGEIVEIPQDKKLRKKGKNSCKNQLTUNWQTGSDSASSSUSCHCRHLLFEELGNSVTUQCRGALPNSCRUHGQLAAEDVTESCQCRLLSAAUHLSPAGASETSDTUQUQEKARNUSUKTN; from the exons ATGTGGGCAGGTCTGGGGCTGGTTCTGGCCCTCTGTCTCCTCCCAGGAGGAGGGGCAGAGACCCAGAACTGCCAGGAGCCCCCAGAATGGCGCATTGGGGAGGAGGACCCGATGTGGAGCTCCAGAGGCTCGGTGACAGTGGTGGCTCTCCTCCAGGCCAGCTGATTGTTGTGCCTGCGGCAGGCTTCCAG TTTGGAGGACCTGCGAGTAAAGTTAGAGAATGAAGGATTGGTCAACATCTCGTATGTGATTGTCAACCATCAGGGAGCTCAATCCCGGAGGGAATTTCACCTGCTAAAAGAACGTGTTTCAGACTACATTACTGTCTACCAGCAAGATGAGCAGCAAGAGGATGTCTGGACTACTTTAAATGGAAACAAGGATGACTTTCTTATCTATGACAG ATGTGGCCGTCTGGTGTATCATCTGGGTATGCCCTACTCCTTCCTGCATTTCCAGTATGTGGAAGAATCCATTAAGATTGCATACTGCGAAAACAAGTGTGGAAACTGCTCTTACATG GAACCTGATACTGATGGTGTATGTGAAAACATCACTAAAAAAGCAGTTGAAGAGCTGTCAGAGATAGAATCCAAGCCGACAGATCAGCATTCCCATCCCCACCCGCACAGACATGGACACCACCGccgccaccaccaccaccaccaccatcagAAGGGCAGCCGTGATCCCAAACACGAGGCCCACCAGGCTGCTGCCGAAACCGAGAGACATCCTCCTCCCAGCGGCTGGCGCCACAGGCTCTTTGGCCGCCACAGACACGATGATCAGATAGGTAGTCAGGAGCACGTAGACACTGCCCCTCCAGGAGAAATTGTGGAAATTCCACAAGATAAAAAACTacgaaagaaagggaaaaacagcTGCAAAAACCAGTTAACTTGAAATTGGCAGACAGGATCAGACTCTGCCTCTAGCAGCTGATCCTGTCATTGTAGACACCTTCTGTTTGAAGAGCTAGGGAATTCTGTCACCTGACAGTGTCGCGGAGCACTACCAAACTCTTGCAGGTGACACGGGCAGCTGGCGGCAGAGGACGTCACTGAGTCTTGTCAGTGCCgtctgctctctgctgcctgacATTTATCACCAGCAGGAGCAAGTGAAACTAGTGACACCTGACAGTGACAGGAAAAGGCAAGGAACTGATCCTGAAAAACAAACTAA
- the CCDC152 gene encoding coiled-coil domain-containing protein 152, producing MNHSDEETMKKTSVVNLDKLLYDFSEIEKKISEINDANNLLIHQLEKCNRLLTLSQSKEESVKEECSALQNVIKGLTQTIENQCNVKDENDRLKGTIHILEDKLKTCEEEYKDQIEKLMTEIKNKEEDHKLEITQLNCDTRKKFEVKEMEYREEREKKELEILELTRQLKIQNEEKQNEIIKLQIEFNAKLARAQDKTTKSFSEASVLPQSIFRRKLQHLQEEKNKEIEILRNTIRDLEQRLNKGQDLPFKRRRF from the exons ATGAATCATAGTGATGAAGAAACTATGAAGAAAACCAGTGTAGTGAACCTTGATAAGCTTTTATATGACTTCTCAGAGATAGAAAAG AAAATATCAGAAATTAATGATGCAAATAACCTACTGATTCATCAGCTGGAAAAATGTAACAGATTACTAACATTAAGCCAATCAAAGGAGGAATCAGTAAAAGAGG aATGCAGTGCTCTACAGAATGTGATAAAGGGTCTAACACAAACCATTGAAAACCAGTGTAACGTGAAAG ATGAAAATGATAGACTGAAAGGAACCATTCACATCTTGGAAGATAAATTAAAGACTTGTGAAGAG GAGTATAAAGATCAAATTGAGAAACTCAtgacagaaattaaaaacaaagaggAAGACCACAAATTAGAAATAACACAGTTGAATTGTGATACAAGGAAAAAAT TTGAAGTAAAAGAAATGGAGTatagagaagagagagagaaaaaagaactgGAAATATTAGAGCTAACTAGACAGCTGAAAATTCAAAATGAAGAGAAGCAGAATGAAATAATTAAACTGCAGATAGAG TTCAATGCTAAATTGGCAAGAGCTCAGGATAAAACCACCAAGTCTTTTTCAGAGGCTTCAGTCTTACCACAAAGTATCTTTCGAAGG AAGCTGCAGCATCTccaggaagagaaaaacaaggaaattgAAATTCTCCGAAACACGATAAGAGACTTGGAGCAACGTCTTAATAAAGGCCAAGACCTGCCCTTCAAACGGAGGAGATTCTGA